A genomic stretch from Bacterioplanes sanyensis includes:
- a CDS encoding methyl-accepting chemotaxis protein gives MFKALMWPAIKFMGRLSYAAKFALISFLFMVPLVLLSGQVFLTAMESMRKTERALSAVDTVEAMLAFAHQIERFRDLAAVLPFQNDAQLQRAADQARETMAAGLDDLTDSLEDAALQQSLEQWRQQYLQRLSYQGEHRQPTHVDQFKYYQLAIDEIYLLLRQYARTSGLALDPDLNIQRLNSMLLTELPALASTMGMAHSSALFAFVEQYLQSATYDKMNSVYDQLLEADSSAQLLVSAAKGVNDAILLRHAQATLQALDAVRVKIDDEVIAAVSVEMSWSAFHEFYQQQQAHALQLEQQAFPLINERLQQRLALQQEKIQWLLVVLALALSIIVYLYLAFYMSIRFTIKRFSHGAGEIARGDFTQVISFKGQDEMGRLRDAFNEMTANMRATLAAVKDSAGSVSDNVNEVESIANRSRQAVQAQLEQTQQVSDMLSAMAEKASGMASLAEQAQTAATQGQQKSDQAGQVVLSVMQEVQRLSGEMQNSMDAVNRLADNSSTISTILGTIKGIAEQTNLLALNAAIEAARAGEQGRGFAVVADEVRTLASRTQGSAQEIEELIQEVQQNILRAVDTMQVNRDMVESTVSRSEQVGMTLDEIQLSMGEIQQKTNVIVVTATEQKDVAAGLEHNLNEIRHGGEETEHNAEGTVHAVQQTQAIAESLASRVAQFKVD, from the coding sequence TGCTCAGCGGCCAGGTATTTCTTACCGCCATGGAGTCGATGCGCAAAACTGAGCGTGCGCTGTCTGCGGTGGACACAGTTGAGGCTATGTTGGCCTTTGCCCATCAGATTGAGCGCTTTCGTGATCTGGCGGCGGTGCTGCCATTTCAAAACGATGCACAACTGCAGCGCGCAGCGGATCAAGCCAGAGAGACGATGGCTGCCGGTCTGGATGACTTGACCGACTCGTTAGAGGATGCTGCGTTGCAACAGTCGTTAGAACAGTGGCGCCAGCAATATCTGCAGCGTTTGAGCTATCAAGGCGAACACCGCCAACCAACTCATGTCGACCAATTCAAATATTATCAGCTCGCCATCGATGAAATTTACCTACTACTGCGCCAGTACGCTCGTACTTCGGGATTGGCGCTAGACCCTGATCTGAACATTCAGCGCCTGAACAGCATGCTGCTGACCGAGCTGCCTGCGTTGGCGTCAACCATGGGCATGGCGCATTCATCGGCGTTGTTTGCCTTTGTAGAGCAGTACTTGCAGTCTGCCACTTATGACAAGATGAACAGCGTTTACGATCAGCTGTTGGAGGCAGATTCATCGGCGCAGTTGCTGGTGTCTGCGGCCAAAGGCGTTAACGATGCTATCTTGTTGCGCCATGCTCAGGCCACCTTGCAGGCGTTAGATGCGGTGCGTGTCAAAATTGATGACGAAGTGATTGCCGCCGTGTCAGTAGAAATGAGCTGGAGTGCGTTTCACGAGTTTTATCAGCAGCAGCAAGCTCATGCTTTACAGCTCGAGCAACAAGCGTTTCCGCTAATAAATGAGCGCCTGCAACAGCGCTTGGCGTTGCAACAAGAAAAAATACAATGGCTGTTGGTGGTGTTGGCGCTGGCGCTGAGCATCATTGTGTATTTGTACTTAGCCTTCTATATGTCGATCCGCTTTACCATCAAGCGCTTTAGTCATGGCGCCGGTGAGATTGCACGTGGTGATTTCACCCAAGTGATCAGTTTTAAAGGGCAGGACGAGATGGGCCGCCTGCGCGATGCCTTTAACGAGATGACCGCCAATATGCGCGCCACGCTGGCGGCGGTGAAAGACTCTGCGGGCTCTGTGAGCGACAACGTCAATGAGGTCGAGTCCATCGCCAATCGCTCGCGTCAGGCGGTGCAGGCACAGCTGGAGCAAACACAACAGGTGTCAGATATGCTCAGCGCAATGGCGGAAAAAGCATCCGGCATGGCCAGCCTGGCCGAACAGGCGCAAACCGCCGCCACGCAAGGCCAACAAAAATCGGATCAAGCCGGGCAAGTGGTGCTCAGTGTGATGCAAGAAGTGCAACGGTTGTCGGGGGAGATGCAAAACTCGATGGACGCAGTCAATCGACTGGCCGATAACTCCAGTACGATTTCGACCATCCTCGGTACTATTAAGGGCATTGCTGAGCAGACCAACCTGCTGGCACTTAATGCCGCCATTGAAGCGGCGCGTGCTGGAGAGCAGGGGCGTGGTTTTGCCGTGGTGGCCGATGAAGTGCGAACTCTGGCCAGTCGCACCCAAGGCTCGGCGCAAGAGATTGAAGAGCTGATTCAGGAAGTGCAGCAGAACATTTTGCGTGCAGTCGATACCATGCAAGTGAATCGCGATATGGTCGAGTCGACGGTGTCGCGCTCAGAGCAGGTGGGTATGACGCTGGATGAAATTCAGCTCAGCATGGGCGAGATTCAGCAAAAAACCAACGTCATTGTGGTGACCGCCACGGAGCAAAAAGACGTGGCAGCAGGCCTGGAACACAACCTCAATGAGATTCGCCACGGCGGTGAAGAAACCGAGCACAATGCCGAGGGCACTGTGCATGCGGTGCAGCAGACGCAAGCCATTGCCGAGTCGCTGGCGTCACGAGTGGCGCAATTTAAGGTGGATTAG
- a CDS encoding cob(I)yrinic acid a,c-diamide adenosyltransferase: protein MGNRLSKIATKTGDKGDTGLGDGSRVSKHSDRIQAIGDVDELNSWIGLLRAQLAADHALQAVLDQIQHDLFDLGGELAVPGFNALSATLIADLEAELEVINRQLPALKEFILPGGNQAAAHCHMARAVCRRAERALVALLQHQSVNELALQYLNRLSDLLFVCARSLAREGGGQEVLWRNRYQGTNPP, encoded by the coding sequence ATGGGAAACCGGTTATCAAAAATTGCCACCAAAACCGGCGACAAAGGTGATACCGGCCTCGGTGATGGCAGCCGCGTCAGCAAACACAGCGATCGCATTCAAGCGATTGGTGATGTTGATGAGCTCAACAGCTGGATCGGGCTGCTGCGTGCGCAGCTCGCCGCCGACCATGCGTTGCAAGCAGTGCTGGATCAGATCCAGCACGACTTGTTTGACCTCGGTGGCGAGTTAGCCGTACCCGGGTTTAATGCGCTGAGCGCTACCTTGATCGCTGATTTGGAAGCCGAACTGGAGGTCATCAACCGCCAGCTGCCAGCACTGAAGGAGTTCATCTTACCAGGCGGTAACCAGGCTGCGGCGCACTGCCACATGGCGCGCGCTGTCTGTCGCCGCGCTGAACGGGCGTTAGTAGCGTTATTGCAGCACCAGTCGGTAAACGAGTTGGCGCTGCAATATCTCAACCGCTTGTCTGATTTGCTGTTTGTCTGCGCACGCTCATTGGCGCGCGAAGGTGGCGGCCAGGAAGTGCTGTGGCGCAATCGCTACCAAGGCACTAATCCACCTTAA
- a CDS encoding TonB-dependent receptor: protein MRHLIICTFLCALPTVTVANGQSLSPVVVTAENARDSNAREFDRAELEQGHSDLASFLGQLNGVQVQSTAAIGDPVMLSVQGADARQTQVLIDGIEAPRNEFGSYDLSTIPLAQIDSLALTTSGAVSSAIGGTLEINTRDVPVPQLQTGVGAYGLRQLAWQQPLSEQSHLQLHHLRSLNNFDYPVPSPIDAPNDRNQPQALNNADFQRYDLALQQRWSQLRLRLGHRTADKSYPDYFSNRDGQHARFQQQASSAQLSGHWHQYLPHQWQLYWRRFDDQYIDRGSAVGLGRQDNRYFGHQLTGQWRTQWNLQQLHSAFNIEAQQQRYVSRHRLSANAKTCDQLRASCDLLSKRQQLSAELQQRYLWEKQQLQWSVRHRQVDDSSLTRSGERIDDRWSWFDGAIGLQHTASDWHSQLSVKRAIRFASLYERFGDRGLLQPNPDLNNERAHSLHWDTHLTLPLMARLSAFYRWLDDAIVPVYDSRGIGRYENTDAARMTGVEWQLTPLQLHFNGLRLSTDLSGSHYHSQTDSDVKAFDQQRLPGIYHQQLRAQMSAKWHRQSLQLSFEYADDLYIDRANLIIGDQRRLWHLHYRYQANAWQAGTRLDNLSDQTYRDFSNRPARPRTWLAYLTLNY from the coding sequence GTGCGCCACCTGATCATTTGCACTTTTCTCTGCGCTTTGCCCACTGTCACTGTCGCCAATGGCCAATCACTGTCGCCAGTAGTGGTCACTGCGGAGAACGCACGGGATAGCAATGCCCGCGAGTTTGATCGTGCAGAGCTGGAACAAGGCCATAGCGATTTGGCCAGTTTTCTTGGCCAGCTCAATGGTGTTCAGGTGCAATCCACGGCCGCCATTGGCGATCCGGTGATGTTGAGCGTGCAAGGCGCCGACGCACGGCAAACGCAAGTGCTCATTGATGGCATCGAAGCACCGCGCAATGAGTTCGGTAGCTACGATCTATCCACCATTCCGCTGGCTCAGATCGATAGCCTGGCGCTCACCACCAGCGGCGCCGTCAGCAGTGCCATCGGCGGCACCTTAGAAATCAACACCCGCGACGTACCTGTGCCGCAACTGCAAACAGGCGTCGGTGCCTACGGGTTGCGCCAGCTGGCCTGGCAACAGCCGCTGAGCGAGCAAAGTCACCTGCAGTTGCACCATCTGCGCAGCCTCAACAACTTTGACTACCCGGTCCCCAGCCCCATCGATGCGCCAAATGACCGTAATCAACCGCAAGCGCTGAACAATGCGGATTTCCAACGCTACGATCTGGCGTTGCAGCAACGGTGGTCACAGCTGCGGTTGCGCCTGGGCCACCGCACTGCTGACAAGTCGTATCCGGATTATTTCAGCAATCGCGATGGCCAACATGCGCGCTTTCAGCAGCAAGCCAGCAGCGCGCAACTGAGCGGCCACTGGCACCAGTATTTACCGCATCAATGGCAGCTGTATTGGCGTCGATTCGACGACCAATACATCGACCGCGGCAGCGCTGTAGGCCTGGGCCGTCAGGACAATCGGTATTTTGGCCATCAACTCACCGGCCAGTGGCGTACGCAATGGAACCTGCAGCAGCTGCACAGCGCATTCAATATTGAGGCGCAGCAGCAGCGCTACGTCAGCCGCCACCGGTTATCAGCGAACGCCAAAACCTGTGATCAGCTGCGAGCATCCTGTGATTTGCTCAGCAAACGCCAACAGCTCAGTGCTGAGCTGCAGCAGCGCTATCTATGGGAGAAGCAACAACTGCAGTGGAGCGTGCGCCATCGCCAAGTCGACGACAGCAGCCTGACGCGCAGTGGCGAGCGTATTGATGATCGCTGGAGCTGGTTCGACGGCGCCATTGGGCTGCAGCACACAGCGTCCGATTGGCACAGCCAGCTTAGCGTCAAACGCGCCATACGCTTCGCCAGCCTGTACGAGCGCTTTGGCGATCGCGGCTTGTTGCAGCCAAACCCGGATTTAAACAATGAGCGCGCTCACAGCCTGCATTGGGATACGCACCTTACCTTGCCACTCATGGCCCGACTCAGTGCGTTTTATCGCTGGTTGGATGATGCCATCGTGCCGGTGTACGACTCTCGCGGCATCGGCCGCTACGAAAACACCGACGCTGCTCGCATGACAGGGGTGGAATGGCAGCTGACGCCGCTGCAACTGCATTTCAATGGCCTTCGCCTAAGCACCGACCTCAGTGGCAGTCACTACCACAGCCAAACAGACAGCGACGTCAAAGCCTTCGACCAACAGCGCTTGCCCGGCATTTACCACCAGCAGCTACGCGCCCAGATGAGCGCCAAGTGGCACCGACAAAGCTTGCAACTGAGTTTTGAATACGCCGATGACCTGTACATCGACCGCGCCAACCTGATCATAGGCGACCAACGTCGGCTGTGGCACCTGCATTACCGCTACCAAGCGAACGCCTGGCAGGCAGGCACGAGGCTCGACAACCTCAGCGATCAGACCTACCGCGACTTCAGTAATCGCCCGGCCAGACCAAGAACGTGGCTGGCTTACCTAACACTGAACTACTAA
- a CDS encoding ketopantoate reductase family protein, with translation MITIGILGLGAMGTLMAYHWRQHRVFALTQQPQLSRTLQLPSPQQAKPSAVSLQLPCWQQQPLDWLVVCTKAADTLTALTPYRQQLSSVRRLVLLQNGVGQQQQVQQWLDGINAAPTLWVASSTEGAYRLAQDTVVYAGQGTTVAGPWLSQADQAPLPPGWQFEPNMRERLLHKLALNAVINPLTAKHRCRNGELLSQQYWPETEALCDEVEQAFEQLQWPCPTPLVQRVREVATATANNQSSTLQDILANRANELPHITGYILQAAAAQQLALPQQRALAQQLNIRW, from the coding sequence ATGATAACGATTGGTATTTTGGGGCTAGGCGCCATGGGCACCTTGATGGCCTACCACTGGCGGCAACACAGGGTATTTGCACTGACGCAGCAACCGCAGCTCAGCCGCACCCTGCAGCTGCCATCACCTCAGCAGGCAAAGCCATCCGCCGTATCGCTACAACTCCCCTGCTGGCAACAGCAACCGCTTGATTGGCTGGTCGTCTGCACCAAAGCCGCCGATACCTTAACCGCCCTGACGCCCTATCGGCAGCAGCTGTCGAGCGTGCGCCGGTTAGTGCTGCTGCAAAATGGCGTTGGGCAGCAGCAGCAGGTTCAACAATGGTTGGACGGTATAAATGCGGCGCCGACGCTGTGGGTAGCCAGCTCCACCGAAGGCGCTTATCGACTTGCCCAAGACACCGTGGTCTACGCCGGTCAAGGCACCACGGTTGCCGGTCCTTGGCTCTCGCAAGCAGACCAAGCACCACTGCCGCCCGGTTGGCAATTCGAGCCCAACATGCGCGAGCGACTGCTGCACAAATTGGCGCTCAATGCCGTCATCAACCCGCTGACGGCGAAACATCGCTGTCGCAATGGCGAGCTGCTCAGCCAGCAGTATTGGCCTGAAACAGAAGCCCTGTGCGATGAAGTCGAACAAGCGTTCGAGCAATTGCAATGGCCGTGTCCAACCCCCTTGGTGCAGCGCGTCAGAGAGGTGGCCACCGCCACCGCCAACAACCAGTCCTCAACGCTACAGGACATTCTCGCCAATCGCGCCAACGAGCTGCCCCATATTACCGGTTACATTTTGCAAGCCGCGGCAGCCCAGCAACTGGCACTGCCACAGCAGCGCGCTCTGGCACAACAGCTTAATATCCGCTGGTAA
- a CDS encoding YajQ family cyclic di-GMP-binding protein, which translates to MPSFDVVSEIDKHEAQNAVDQANRELERRYDFKGANAQFALQDWSVTLTASDEFQVDQMKPMLEGALIKRSIKVSCLEYSDPQGAGKQVKVVATLRQGIDKDLGRKMLKLIKDSKIKVQAAIQGEMVRVTGKKRDDLQQVMALLKADESITLPLMFKNFKD; encoded by the coding sequence ATGCCTTCTTTTGATGTAGTGTCAGAAATCGACAAACACGAAGCGCAAAATGCGGTAGATCAGGCCAATCGTGAGCTGGAGCGTCGTTATGACTTCAAAGGCGCCAATGCTCAGTTTGCGTTGCAAGACTGGAGCGTCACCCTGACCGCCAGTGACGAGTTCCAGGTCGATCAAATGAAACCCATGCTCGAGGGTGCCCTGATCAAACGCAGCATTAAGGTCAGTTGTTTGGAATACAGCGACCCGCAAGGAGCTGGCAAGCAAGTGAAGGTGGTAGCGACGCTGCGCCAAGGCATCGATAAAGATCTGGGCCGCAAAATGTTAAAGCTGATTAAAGACAGCAAAATTAAGGTTCAGGCTGCCATTCAGGGCGAAATGGTGCGGGTGACCGGTAAAAAGCGCGACGATCTGCAGCAAGTGATGGCGCTGTTAAAAGCCGACGAGAGCATTACTTTACCGTTGATGTTTAAGAACTTTAAAGACTGA
- a CDS encoding AmpG family muropeptide MFS transporter, producing MLSLLRQLRDTYGHKPVAVLGALGFAAGLPFLLVFTTLTAWLTEAGLERSTIGFFAWVGMTYSVKVFWAPAIDRLKIPWLTHRLGKRRSWILIGQLGVASGLLLMSQIDPAHSISAIALLAVLVAFSSATQDIAIDAYRIEIADDEWQGALSAAYYFGYRVALLVAGAGALYLAEWGGWSQAYVVMACIAALIMLVTVWAERAPEVTAEQRQQQEYQLVDETFGRPMQLHQRPAWQRWWLGAVVCPFLEFFRRNGWLALVILTFIGVFRLSDLAMGAMANPFYLDLGYSKTDIASVAKLFGFFMTIAGSALCGVAVVRLGIYRPLLAGAVLVASTNLLFAWLAWLGLSATPSLLWLALVISADNLSGGIAGTAFIAYLSSLTNRHYTATQYALFSSLMTLPGKFISGFSGVVVDQYGYIEFFVVAAMLGLPAILLVLYLWRRIRPAEASEQAS from the coding sequence ATGTTGTCATTGCTGCGCCAGCTGCGAGACACCTACGGCCACAAGCCCGTGGCGGTGTTGGGGGCGCTCGGATTCGCGGCTGGGCTGCCGTTCTTGCTGGTGTTTACCACCTTGACTGCCTGGCTGACCGAAGCCGGCCTAGAGCGCAGCACCATCGGTTTTTTTGCCTGGGTCGGCATGACTTACTCGGTCAAAGTGTTTTGGGCGCCGGCTATCGATCGGTTAAAAATCCCTTGGCTAACGCATAGGCTGGGCAAGCGGCGCAGTTGGATTTTAATCGGCCAATTGGGTGTGGCCAGTGGCCTGTTATTGATGAGCCAGATCGACCCGGCACACTCGATTAGTGCCATTGCTTTGCTGGCGGTATTGGTGGCGTTCTCATCCGCCACCCAAGACATTGCGATTGATGCCTATCGCATCGAAATCGCCGATGACGAATGGCAGGGGGCTTTGTCGGCGGCATATTACTTTGGCTATCGTGTTGCCTTGTTGGTCGCCGGTGCCGGCGCTCTGTATTTGGCCGAGTGGGGTGGCTGGTCGCAAGCTTATGTGGTGATGGCATGCATCGCCGCGCTGATTATGCTGGTGACGGTTTGGGCCGAGCGGGCCCCGGAAGTCACGGCAGAGCAACGTCAGCAGCAGGAATATCAACTGGTGGATGAGACCTTTGGTCGGCCCATGCAGTTGCATCAGCGCCCGGCTTGGCAGCGTTGGTGGTTGGGGGCGGTAGTGTGCCCGTTTCTTGAATTCTTTCGTCGCAATGGCTGGTTGGCGCTGGTCATTTTGACCTTTATCGGTGTTTTCCGCCTCAGCGACCTGGCCATGGGAGCGATGGCCAATCCCTTTTATCTGGATCTGGGCTACAGCAAAACCGACATTGCTTCGGTGGCTAAGTTATTTGGTTTCTTTATGACCATTGCTGGCTCGGCATTGTGCGGTGTGGCAGTCGTGCGGCTGGGTATTTATCGCCCATTGCTGGCCGGTGCGGTATTGGTTGCCAGCACCAACTTATTATTTGCTTGGTTAGCATGGCTGGGGCTTTCCGCAACGCCGTCATTATTGTGGCTGGCACTGGTTATCAGCGCTGATAACCTCAGTGGTGGCATTGCTGGAACGGCGTTTATTGCGTATTTGTCCAGCCTGACGAATCGCCACTACACGGCCACACAGTACGCCTTGTTCAGTTCGCTGATGACTTTGCCGGGCAAATTTATCAGTGGCTTTTCTGGCGTCGTGGTGGATCAATACGGCTATATTGAATTTTTTGTCGTGGCTGCCATGCTCGGTTTGCCCGCCATCTTGTTAGTGCTGTATTTGTGGCGGCGAATCCGTCCTGCGGAGGCCTCAGAACAAGCCAGCTAG